DNA sequence from the Thiobacillus sp. SCUT-2 genome:
CGTCGAGCGGCGACCCCGGCGTCAGATTCAGCGTACCGGAGTCGGATGTTGCGCTGTTCGTCGCCTGCACGACGGCCGCCGCGCTGGCCGATCCGCCGTCGGACAGGAAGTAGTTGCCCCATTCGCTGAAGGCCAGGCCCGCGAAGGCATAGCCGGAATCGACGGCGACGGTGAACTGGAGCGAGGCCTTGGTGGCGGCCGACGCGCCGGCGCCGAAGGCGTTGAACGCGGTAGGCTGGAAATACAGCGTGTCGAGCGAACCGGACAAGGCACCCGAACCGAACAGCGGGCTCACCAGCGCCTCGTCGTAGGTGACGGTGAAATGGTCGCCGTTGAGCGTGATGATCGCCGCCTGTGCGGCACTCGCCGCAGCCAGCAGCGAGATGCCGGAGAATACTTGACGAAGCGTAAGCATGTTTGTCGTTGTCGAACCGCGTGAATGCACTGCCTGCCTGACTAGCAATTCGCGCACCCGGAAACTGTCGAATACCCGACATGCGGTAAGTCGTTGTTTTATCCGTGTTTTTATATTCATGACGCGCACTGCGCAATTTCGGCCGGGCGAGGTGTAAAAAAAACCGACAGGTTCGGGTGCCCGACCGGCGGGCGGGCAGCGCCGGCGCGGGGCGGCACCATGCTATGCTGAGCGCCCTTTCGGGAGGATTGGCGTGATCAAGTTTCTGCTGCTGATTGTGATCGGGGTCGTGGCCTGGTGGATCTTTCGCGACTACCAGCGCTCGCTGTCCGGCAAGGCGCCTCCCCCGCCCCGCGCACGCGCCGCCGAGGACATGGTGAAGTGCGCCCAGTGCGGGGTCAACCTGCCGCGCAGCGAAGCCATCTACTCGGGCGGCGAGTTCTACTGCACCCCGGAGCACCAGCAACTCGGCAAGAAATGAACGCCCCGGCAGCCGCCCTGCCGCGCCCGCCGTCGCCGGGCTATTTCGCCTCGCACTGGCGCAGCCTCGACTACTTCAACCTGTACCGGCTGACGCTGGCGGTCGCGCTGGTGTTCAGCGGCCTGCTGTTCGGCGGCTCCGACCTGTTCCGCGCCGGCGAGGGCGAGCGCTTCCAGGGCTACGCGTACACCTATCTCGTCATCGCGGCGCTGTTCGTGCTGGGCATCCGCGCACGCTGGCCGGGATTCCAGATCCAGCTGACGGCGCACATCGCCACCGACATCGTCGTCGTCATGCTGCTGATGACGACGAGTTCGCAGCTGGCGGGCGGGATGGGCCTGTTGCTCGCGATTTCCGTCGCCTCCGGCGGGCTGGTCGGCAGCGGCCGGCTGACCCTGCTGTATGCGGCGATGGCGTCGATCGCGGTGCTGCTGCAGCACGGCTTCAGCATTCTCGGCGGACGCGAGGTCGCCGACAGCTTCTTCCAGGTCGGCCTGCTGTGCGCGGGCTACTTCGCCATCGGCCTCCTCGCGCACGCGCTGACGCAGCGCGCGCTGCGCTCGGAGCGGCTGGCGCAGCAGCAGTCGGACGAGCTGGCGCTGCTCAACCGCATCAACGCGCTCGCGATCGAGAACTCGCCCGACGGCCTGCTGGCGGTGCGCGGCGACGGCGTCGTGCGCCACGCCAGCCCGCGCGCGCTGGCGCTCTTGGGCGTGACGACGCCGGTGGTGCCGGGCACCACCCGGCTGGCGGACTGCGCGCCCGACCTGGCACGGCTGGCCGAACAGGTGCGCCCGGGCACGGAGGCCAGTCTCACCGCCCCGGCCGCGCAATTGCGCGTGCGCTGCATCCCGCTGGCCACGCCGGACGACAGCCGCGTGCTGGTGCTGGAAGACCAGACCCAGGCGGCGCAGGCGGCGCAGCGACTGAAGCTCGCCGCACTCGGCCGGCTGACGGCCAACATCGCGCACGAAATCCGCAATCCCTTGTCGGCCATCAGCCACGCGGCCCAGCTGCTGCGCGAGGAAGCGCACGATCCCGCCGGCACGCGGCTGGCCGGCATCATCGAGAACAACGCCCGCCGCCTGGACCGGCTGGTGGAGGAGGTGCTGACGCTCAACCGGCGCGACCGCCTCAATCCCGCGACCTTCGACGCCGCGGCGCTCGCGGGGTTGGTCGACGAGCTGCGCCAAGCTGAAGAAATCCCCGCGGACGCCGTCATTGTCAGCATGCCCGACACCCTGCGTTTCCAGTTCGACCCCGACCACCTGCGCCAGATCGTGTGGAACCTGATGCGCAATGCCTGGCGCTACAGCCGCAAGCAGCCGGGCAGCCTGCATGTCAGCGCGCAAACCTCCGGCGACACGGTCCAGATCGACCTCGCCGACGACGGCCCCGGGCTGGCGGCGGAGCACCTGGGCAAGCTGTTCGAGCCCTTCTTCACGACCGACGCACAGGGCACCGGGCTGGGCCTCTTCCTCGCGCGCGAACTCGCCGAGGCCAATCGTGCCCGGCTCGCCTACGTGCCCGGCACGGGCGGCGCGCGCTTCCGCCTGAGCCTGGGAGGAAGCGACTGATGGCGAAGATTCCGCGCATCCTGCTGGTCGACGACGAGCCCGACCTGCTCGACCTGATGGAGCTGACGCTGGTGAAGATGGGGCTCGAGACCGACCGGGCGGCGAGCGTGGCCGAGGCCCAGGCCCGCCTGGCGCAGACGCGCTACGACCTGTGCCTCACCGACATGCGGCTGGGCGACGGCGAGGGCCTGCAGGTGATCGAGGCCGCCAGCACGCTGGCCACGCCGGTGCCGGTGGCCGTCATCACCGCCTACGGCAATGCGGGCAACGCGGTCGCGGCGCTGAAATCCGGCGCGTTCGACTACCTCGCCAAGCCGGTCGCGCTCGACCAGCTGCGCACGCTGGTCAAGTCCGCGCTGAAGATTCCCGAGGCGGCGCAGGTCGAAGACGCCACGCGCGACCTGATCGGCGCGTCGGCCGCGATGCAGGATATCCGCGCGCGCATCGCCAAGCTCGCGCGCACCCAGGCGCCGGTCCACATCGCCGGCGAATCGGGCAGCGGCAAGGAGCTCGCGGCCCGGCTGATCCACCGCCTCGGCAGCCGCGCCGACAAGCCCTTCGTCGCGGTGAACTGCGGCGCGATTCCCGAGACGCTGATGGAAAGCGAGTTCTTCGGCTACCGCAAGGGCGCCTTCACCGGCGCCGACGCCGACCGCGACGGCTTCTTCCAGGCGGCCCACGGCGGCACGCTGTTTCTCGACGAGGTCGCCGACCTGCCGCTGTCGATGCAGGTGAAGCTGCTGCGCGTGCTGCAGGAGAAGAAGGTCCGCAAGGTCGGCGCCACGAGCGAGGAGCCGGTCGACGTGCGCATCGTCAGCGCAACGCACCAGAACCTGTCGGCGCTGGTCGAGGCCGGCCGCTTCCGCCAGGACCTCTACTACCGCCTGAACGTGATCGAGCTCGTGATGCCGAGCCTGCGCGACCGCACCGAGGACATCCCGCAGCTCGCGCGCGCCCTGCTCGATCGCCTGGGCGGCGCCGACGTGGCGCTCGACCGCGACGCCGAACAGGCGCTCCGCGCCTATGCCTTCCCCGGCAACGTGCGCGAGCTCGAAAACACGCTCGAGCGCGCGCTGGCCCTGTGCGAGGGCGGGCACGTCACGGCGGCCGACCTCAACCTCGCGCCGGCGCTGCCGCCGACGGCCGCCGCGCCGGGGAGCAAGTATCCGCTGCAGGACTACCTCGACCAGACCGAGCGCGCCGCCATCCTCGAGGCGCTGGAGCAGACGCGCTACAACAAGACCGCCGCCGCCCGCCTCCTCGGCGTGACCTTCCGCAGCCTGCGCTACCGGCTGGAGCGGCTCGGCATCGAGTAAGTAGGCGGCCCCGCACGTACGCCCGACCTGCGCCTGAGCGTTTCCGTCCGCCGCGCCCGTTCCGTTCGCTTCCTCCCGTGGCCAACGGCCGACCCCGTGTGCAAGCGTCGGAAAACTTTACACCGGGCGCGCAAGCGCCCCGGCCCACCTCGCGCGCCCCCATGAATGGCACGCCTTTCAGCCATCGCGCCCCTCCTGGCACATTCCATGCTACTCAAAGCGCCGGCTGCCCACGATACCGACAAGACGCGGCAACACAACAAAGCGCCCAGCCTTGCTTCAAACAAGTGAATTCACCCAAGGAGGAGCCCCATGAGTTCTCGTGTCACCACGCGTGCGCCTGTGCGCCGGTCGTGTATGCTGGCCTTATGTTCGCTGATCGCTGCAGGCGGCGCTCACGCGACGTCGCCCATCCTCTCGACCTCCAATGTCGTCACCAATAGCAGCAACCTGGGGGGAATGACCACGACGTCCGGCCCGGACGTCACGACCAGCTTCGCGTATACAACGATAAGCAATTACGTCTCGGCAACCACCAGCACGTTGACGAGCGAAGTCCAGATCGCCCCGACCACCACCACGGCCGGCCTGGCTTACGACTACGAAACCCTGACGACCACGGCCACCTGGGACCAGACCACCTGGCATCGGGATGATTTGTCGATCCATGTCAGCTCGTCCGGAACCAACAAGTCCGGGGACAAGTGGATTCAGCTGACCGGCAGCGTCCAATCGACGGTCAACACGTCCCTGGCGTTCAGCCTGTCCGCGTCGGGTGCCTTCAACGCCATCACCACGCCGCTGGGGTCGAGCGCCCCACTCCTGGCTTCGTTCTACTTCGGAAGCACGGCGCCGTCTTCCCTTTCGGCGACGACAACGACCAGCCTGATCGATTCGACCTACAGCACCTACAGCTCGACGTACGATACGGTGACCACCTTCCAGCTCCTCGCCGGAGTTTCACAGAATTTTGTCGCCTATGTCTACGCTCCCGACAATGTCTCCATCAGCGACTTCAACCTGTACGCACAGACTGACTACTACGATCCGGTCGTGACGTCCATGACGGATACCTCTGTCGGACCGAAGACCCTGATCGGTGCGCACACCCTCGCCCCCGTCCCGGAGCCCGCAAGCTATGCGATGATGGCCGTCGGCTTGACCCTCGTCGGCGCCGCCGCGCGCAGGCGGAGCCGGATGCCGGCCTGATCGGCGCAAGCGCACTGCCCCCATGCAAAAAGGCCAGTCTGAAGACTGGCCTTTTTGCATGGATCACATGGTGCCGCTTGTCGGATTCGAACTGACGACCTACCGCTTACAAGGCGGTTGCTCTACCAACTGAGCTAAAGCGGCGACGGCCGACATTATAGCCATGCCGCATGCGGCTTCGACGGATTACTTGACGACCTTCAGCGACGGCCGCCCCTTCGGTGGCGCCGGCGGCTCGCCGGGTGCCGGCGGCGGCGTCTGCTCGGGGCCGGGGGCCTCGGTCGGCTCGAAGTGCATGCCCTGGCCGTTCTCGCGCGCGAAGATCGCCGCGACGCGGTCGACCGGGATGGCGATCTCGTGCGACACCCCGCCGAAGCGGGCGGAGAACTGGATCCAGTCGTTGTCGAGCGTGAGGTTGCGCGTCGCGGCGGCGCCGATGTTGAGCACGATCTGGCCGTCCTTGACGTAGCCGGGCGGCACGCGGGTGCGTGCGTCGACCGCGACGAGCAGCTGCGGCGTCAGCCCCGAATCGCTGCACCACTCGTAGAGCGCGCGGATCAGGTAGGGCTTGGTCGAGATTTCGGCCACGGTCCGCCCTGCCTTACTTGCGCAGCGCCTTCTCGGTGGGCGTGAGCGCGTTGATGAACGCGGGCCGGCTGAACAGGCGCTCGCGGTACTTCAGCACCGGCGCGGCGACCTTCGGCAGTTCGATGCCGTAGTGCTCGAGGCGCCACAGCAGCGGGGCAATGGCCACGTCGAGCATGGAAAACTCGTCGTTCATCAGGTATTTCTGCCGGGTGAGGATGGGCGTCAGCTGCGAGAGGCTGTCGCGGATCTCCTGGCGCGCCTTGTCGGATGCCTTGCTGAGGCTGTGCTCGAGCGTGTTGACGTGGCTGAACAGGTCGTGCTCGAAGTTGAACAGCACCAGACGGGCGCGCGCGCGCAT
Encoded proteins:
- a CDS encoding ClpXP protease specificity-enhancing factor, coding for MAEISTKPYLIRALYEWCSDSGLTPQLLVAVDARTRVPPGYVKDGQIVLNIGAAATRNLTLDNDWIQFSARFGGVSHEIAIPVDRVAAIFARENGQGMHFEPTEAPGPEQTPPPAPGEPPAPPKGRPSLKVVK
- a CDS encoding glutathione S-transferase N-terminal domain-containing protein, coding for MMTLYSGSTDPYSHRCRIVLYEKDMDFEIIDVDMHNKPEEIASISPSGKMPVLVERDLVLTESNIINEYIDERFPHPQLMPPDPVMRARARLVLFNFEHDLFSHVNTLEHSLSKASDKARQEIRDSLSQLTPILTRQKYLMNDEFSMLDVAIAPLLWRLEHYGIELPKVAAPVLKYRERLFSRPAFINALTPTEKALRK
- a CDS encoding sigma-54-dependent transcriptional regulator; its protein translation is MAKIPRILLVDDEPDLLDLMELTLVKMGLETDRAASVAEAQARLAQTRYDLCLTDMRLGDGEGLQVIEAASTLATPVPVAVITAYGNAGNAVAALKSGAFDYLAKPVALDQLRTLVKSALKIPEAAQVEDATRDLIGASAAMQDIRARIAKLARTQAPVHIAGESGSGKELAARLIHRLGSRADKPFVAVNCGAIPETLMESEFFGYRKGAFTGADADRDGFFQAAHGGTLFLDEVADLPLSMQVKLLRVLQEKKVRKVGATSEEPVDVRIVSATHQNLSALVEAGRFRQDLYYRLNVIELVMPSLRDRTEDIPQLARALLDRLGGADVALDRDAEQALRAYAFPGNVRELENTLERALALCEGGHVTAADLNLAPALPPTAAAPGSKYPLQDYLDQTERAAILEALEQTRYNKTAAARLLGVTFRSLRYRLERLGIE
- a CDS encoding PEP-CTERM sorting domain-containing protein, producing MSSRVTTRAPVRRSCMLALCSLIAAGGAHATSPILSTSNVVTNSSNLGGMTTTSGPDVTTSFAYTTISNYVSATTSTLTSEVQIAPTTTTAGLAYDYETLTTTATWDQTTWHRDDLSIHVSSSGTNKSGDKWIQLTGSVQSTVNTSLAFSLSASGAFNAITTPLGSSAPLLASFYFGSTAPSSLSATTTTSLIDSTYSTYSSTYDTVTTFQLLAGVSQNFVAYVYAPDNVSISDFNLYAQTDYYDPVVTSMTDTSVGPKTLIGAHTLAPVPEPASYAMMAVGLTLVGAAARRRSRMPA
- a CDS encoding PP0621 family protein, giving the protein MIKFLLLIVIGVVAWWIFRDYQRSLSGKAPPPPRARAAEDMVKCAQCGVNLPRSEAIYSGGEFYCTPEHQQLGKK
- a CDS encoding PEP-CTERM sorting domain-containing protein (PEP-CTERM proteins occur, often in large numbers, in the proteomes of bacteria that also encode an exosortase, a predicted intramembrane cysteine proteinase. The presence of a PEP-CTERM domain at a protein's C-terminus predicts cleavage within the sorting domain, followed by covalent anchoring to some some component of the (usually Gram-negative) cell surface. Many PEP-CTERM proteins exhibit an unusual sequence composition that includes large numbers of potential glycosylation sites. Expression of one such protein has been shown restore the ability of a bacterium to form floc, a type of biofilm.), translated to MLTLRQVFSGISLLAAASAAQAAIITLNGDHFTVTYDEALVSPLFGSGALSGSLDTLYFQPTAFNAFGAGASAATKASLQFTVAVDSGYAFAGLAFSEWGNYFLSDGGSASAAAVVQATNSATSDSGTLNLTPGSPLDVAGGTANWALSGLISPTGLGSPQSLLVSLGDQVGVDPSAGGLGYIEKNYVGFRIMTQAQSVPEPSTGALLFGGVLAALLAGRRPLGGPLKKRIEDSRKA
- a CDS encoding two-component system sensor histidine kinase NtrB — its product is MNAPAAALPRPPSPGYFASHWRSLDYFNLYRLTLAVALVFSGLLFGGSDLFRAGEGERFQGYAYTYLVIAALFVLGIRARWPGFQIQLTAHIATDIVVVMLLMTTSSQLAGGMGLLLAISVASGGLVGSGRLTLLYAAMASIAVLLQHGFSILGGREVADSFFQVGLLCAGYFAIGLLAHALTQRALRSERLAQQQSDELALLNRINALAIENSPDGLLAVRGDGVVRHASPRALALLGVTTPVVPGTTRLADCAPDLARLAEQVRPGTEASLTAPAAQLRVRCIPLATPDDSRVLVLEDQTQAAQAAQRLKLAALGRLTANIAHEIRNPLSAISHAAQLLREEAHDPAGTRLAGIIENNARRLDRLVEEVLTLNRRDRLNPATFDAAALAGLVDELRQAEEIPADAVIVSMPDTLRFQFDPDHLRQIVWNLMRNAWRYSRKQPGSLHVSAQTSGDTVQIDLADDGPGLAAEHLGKLFEPFFTTDAQGTGLGLFLARELAEANRARLAYVPGTGGARFRLSLGGSD